In a genomic window of Pelecanus crispus isolate bPelCri1 chromosome 1, bPelCri1.pri, whole genome shotgun sequence:
- the BCL2L14 gene encoding apoptosis facilitator Bcl-2-like protein 14, which yields MSSPNDVSMEEISLADDERNSIEYKILMAYAQRRLSVSKYGKLLKNEANVQKSSSLIRGKVKNDHQRDEDGPSQRIVCQGGILQRQSKKHAKRKYFPGYCPPFPCGRPQLQGPPPLPSSEGGTARFVISEAQSESLQEGNSQHQTSETADVNHIADKLAKLVTSKSQESPSDVSFKEMPHALCWEQDNSDSTDGSEGKEHDEDKIIHTIVSLLRQSGDQLEEQIQKDRVLYQRFKDMLSYSFFKRITDMFLEDVSADSKSEPGGQVQCTKVAFTMEVATRLTAVDNHPMNLVLGFGLKYLREHFKPWIQDHGGWEKALASLDEEEVE from the exons ATGTCTTCTCCAAATGATGTCAGTATGGAAGAAATATCACTGGCAGATGATGAGCGCAACAGCATAGAATACAAGATCCTAATGGCCTATGCCCAGCGGCGGTTGTCTGTCAGTAAATATgggaaacttctgaaaaatgagGCTAATGTGCAGAAATCATCATCCTTAATCAGGGGAAAAGTAAAGAATGACCATCAAAGGGATGAAGATGGACCAAGCCAAAGAATAGTTTGTCAAGGTGGCATACTGCAACGGCAGAgcaaaaagcatgcaaaaagaaagtatttcccAGGATATTGTCCACCTTTTCCCTGTGGCAGACCACAGCTGCAAGGGCCCCCACCGCTGCCATCATCTGAAGGTGGCACAGCACGTTTTGTCATTTCTGAGGCACAATCTGAGAGCCTTCAAGAAGGGAATTCTCAGCATCAGACAA GTGAAACAGCAGATGTCAACCACATTGCAGACAAACTTGCCAAGCTTGTTACTTCGAAATCCCAGGAATCTCCTTCAGATGTGTCATTCAAGGAAATGCCTCATGCCTTGTGCTGGGAACAAGACAATAGTGATTCTACTGATGGAAGTGAAGGCAAGGAACATG ACGAAGATAAGATAATACATACAATAGTTTCTCTGTTAAGACAATCAGGGGACCAACTAGAAGAACAG ATCCAAAAGGACAGGGTTTTGTATCAGCGCTTTAAAGACATGCTGTCCTACAGCTTCTTTAAGAGGATCACTGATATGTTCCTGGAGGATGTCTCGGCAGATTCAAAAAGTGAGCCAGGAGGCCAAGTACAATGCACGAAGGTTGCCTTTACAATGGAAGTTGCCACCAGACTTACTGCTGTGGACAACCATCCTATGAACTTGGTCTTGGGCTTCGGATTAAAGTACCTCAGAGAACACTTCAAGCCATGGATTCAGGACCATGGTGGCTGG GAGAAGGCTTTGGCTTCACTGGATGAGGAAGAAGTAGAGTAA